From one Bacteroidota bacterium genomic stretch:
- a CDS encoding T9SS type A sorting domain-containing protein yields the protein MEKTTTKLKFEFSKLLLVVLFFGALISNLNAQVTVTITLNCNGNTGSLASGSVSSTGTINDGDMVTINSSANRGWAKFDLSFLPAGATINSATAFFTTFSSTLSGATNSVFGFTGDPSSMTGAALYANCGSGTVYNSSTWSANALQTKALNPAGISFLQANVGNANVNLGYVRGSTNTYNISGYPGRSANTQPQLQITYTIPAAVPSSATTLSASKILVSSATLKGGITVGSTLPTSVTFTGIVISTSANPSVGGIGVIDSSTIPLVNSGTISFDVTGLTLGTTYHYRAYVLDTIGTSANIAYGADSTFTTPTTAPVPTVQRNVATNVLANTATVGGTIISNGGIPILSSGVVYSTTNNPLQFGVGVVDSTTNPVVTSGSFSVNPAGLTATTKYYYRAYATNSTGIAYSALDSFTTAPVVSTFPYTQNFDGAGNTGWNSVIVVGSFNNWAVGTPTKATISAAFSAPNCWTTGLSTQYVDNHDAALVSPQLDLTAFTSNAVLKFKHRFITESCCDGGFLEISIGGGAWTKVENVIGTGGNFNTTNGTAWYNLTTQGNSWADNSNAYSTQAGGWITSLIQLPGTSGQSNVRLRFRFVTDVSAVADGWAIDDIEVFSPAAPTVVTGTKSGITTNIATIGGNITNNGGAGITASGVVFSTSPTPTIAGFGVVDSTTNPVVTGGTFTKNIAGLLNGTTYYYRAYATNPVGTSYGADSTFTTNAAATAPTLLKIAATNVSDTGANIGGNITLDGGAAVTSSGVVYSTTSNPLIGGLGVIDSTTNPLVTTGSFTFNIIGLTANTKYYYSAYAVNSAGTTYTLQDSFTTAPVVSTFPYTENFDAGSSIGTGWASVATGGLNEWVLGTPAKTQLSGAYSGTKCWFTSTAANYSDNSDAAVVSPKFDCTSLTADPIVRFRHNFTTEAGWDGSVLEISINNGAWTKLDNTLGTGGNFNTANSISWYNNSSASGPMTPPKWSENSSLFSSKVGTWIQSTTQLTGAAGQGNVRFRIRFASDGSGTSEGWAFDNIEVFSPVAPTMLTGTKTNITTSQATLAGTIVSNGNATITASGVVFSTFPAPTLGGFGVVDSVTSPLATNGSFTVNVAGLTNSTTYYYRAYAINGIGTTYGADSTFTTNSSAVAPTILKIAATNVSDSGANIGGNITSDGGSPVTASGVVYATTSNPALLGSGVIDSTTSPLVTSGTFTVNPIGLASNTKYYFRAYASNAVGTGYSIQDSFTTAPIVSVFPYTENFDGSSSISTGWTTVATGGLNEWLVGTPAKTQLSGAYSGTKCWFTSAAANYSDNHNGAVVSPRFDFTSLTSDPVVRFRHNFTTEAGWDAAVLEISINNGAWTKLDDNLGTGVNFNTLSSYSWYNSSSTAGPMTPSKWSQNSNLFSSNVSNWIQSATRLTGAAGQSNVKFRIRFASDGSGTDEGWAFDNVEVVNDLTPTIPTGTVTLTPNGTSVNVAFVPGNGQGRLVVARLTSTTAVAPYDTVLYTANAAFGSGDLVGTGNYVVYNGTGSSVNVTGLTTVTGYSFDVYEYNGKYMHNKFAAASSNTTTTLPVKLVSFTANNVEGNVQLKWITANEINNKGFEVERSVDGKNFSSIGFIKGAGNTNKTTNYSKIDLGAFVATSSNVLYYRLKQVDFDGTPTYSNQVAVNENELVSNGVKIYPNPFNKTLTVDISSDINTNTTIAITDISGKIISTVVVPVSIGNNTTTLPNLDLLTAGIYFVKVSNGTKAEVFKVIKY from the coding sequence ATGGAAAAAACAACTACAAAACTCAAATTTGAGTTTTCAAAGTTGCTGTTAGTAGTGCTATTTTTTGGTGCGCTAATAAGTAATTTGAATGCACAAGTAACAGTTACAATTACGCTTAATTGTAATGGAAACACTGGTTCTTTAGCATCGGGCTCTGTTAGCTCTACGGGAACTATTAACGATGGAGATATGGTAACCATTAATAGTTCTGCCAATAGAGGATGGGCCAAATTCGATCTTTCTTTTTTACCTGCAGGTGCAACAATTAATTCGGCTACTGCATTTTTTACGACTTTTTCTTCTACCTTATCAGGTGCAACTAATTCTGTTTTTGGTTTTACTGGCGACCCGTCAAGTATGACCGGAGCGGCATTATACGCTAATTGCGGTTCAGGTACCGTTTACAATTCTTCTACTTGGTCGGCAAATGCTTTACAAACTAAAGCGCTTAACCCAGCGGGTATTTCGTTCTTACAAGCTAATGTTGGTAATGCCAACGTTAATTTAGGTTATGTAAGAGGATCAACAAATACTTATAATATTTCTGGTTACCCTGGTCGTTCGGCTAATACACAACCTCAATTACAAATTACTTATACTATTCCTGCAGCAGTTCCTTCTTCTGCAACTACTTTATCTGCAAGTAAAATATTGGTATCATCTGCAACACTAAAAGGAGGTATAACAGTTGGTAGTACACTTCCAACTAGTGTAACTTTTACTGGTATCGTTATATCAACATCAGCTAACCCTTCAGTGGGCGGCATAGGCGTTATTGATTCATCAACTATTCCTTTGGTTAATTCTGGAACCATTTCATTTGATGTAACGGGTTTAACTTTAGGTACTACTTATCATTACAGAGCATACGTTCTTGATACTATTGGAACAAGTGCTAATATAGCTTATGGTGCTGATAGCACTTTTACTACCCCGACAACTGCTCCGGTTCCAACGGTTCAACGCAATGTAGCTACCAATGTGCTTGCAAATACGGCTACTGTTGGAGGGACTATTATTTCTAATGGTGGAATTCCAATTCTTTCAAGTGGAGTGGTATATAGTACTACTAATAATCCTTTACAATTTGGAGTAGGTGTTGTAGATTCAACTACAAATCCAGTTGTTACTTCAGGAAGTTTTTCAGTTAATCCTGCCGGTTTAACTGCTACTACCAAATATTATTACAGGGCTTATGCCACTAACTCAACAGGCATAGCTTATAGTGCTTTAGATAGTTTTACTACTGCACCGGTTGTATCAACCTTTCCTTATACTCAGAATTTTGATGGCGCGGGTAATACAGGATGGAATAGTGTTATTGTTGTTGGATCATTTAATAATTGGGCAGTAGGTACTCCAACAAAAGCAACTATTTCAGCGGCCTTTAGTGCTCCTAATTGTTGGACAACAGGTCTTTCAACGCAATACGTAGATAACCACGATGCTGCATTAGTTTCTCCTCAATTGGACTTAACAGCATTTACTTCAAATGCTGTTTTGAAATTTAAACACCGTTTTATCACAGAGTCTTGTTGTGATGGAGGTTTTTTAGAAATTTCTATTGGTGGAGGTGCTTGGACAAAAGTAGAAAATGTAATAGGTACTGGAGGGAATTTTAATACTACAAATGGAACAGCTTGGTACAATTTGACAACTCAAGGAAACTCTTGGGCTGATAATAGCAATGCATACTCTACTCAAGCTGGAGGTTGGATTACTAGCTTAATTCAATTACCAGGAACTTCAGGGCAGTCAAATGTAAGATTAAGATTTAGATTTGTTACAGATGTCAGTGCAGTTGCAGATGGTTGGGCTATTGATGATATAGAAGTATTCTCTCCTGCAGCTCCAACAGTAGTTACAGGAACAAAAAGCGGTATTACTACAAATATTGCTACTATAGGTGGTAATATTACCAATAATGGCGGTGCAGGTATAACAGCAAGTGGTGTTGTATTCAGTACTTCTCCAACGCCAACTATTGCTGGTTTTGGTGTTGTTGACTCTACTACAAACCCAGTAGTTACCGGTGGTACTTTTACTAAAAATATTGCAGGTTTATTAAATGGTACTACTTATTACTACCGTGCTTATGCTACAAATCCGGTAGGTACTTCTTACGGTGCTGATAGTACATTTACTACCAATGCAGCAGCAACAGCTCCAACATTATTAAAAATAGCAGCTACCAATGTATCTGATACAGGAGCTAATATTGGCGGTAATATTACACTTGATGGTGGTGCAGCAGTAACATCCAGCGGTGTTGTTTATTCAACTACCTCTAATCCGTTAATTGGCGGTTTGGGCGTTATTGATTCAACTACCAATCCATTGGTAACAACTGGAAGTTTTACATTTAATATAATAGGACTTACTGCTAATACTAAATATTATTACTCAGCTTATGCAGTAAATTCAGCCGGTACAACTTATACTTTACAAGATAGTTTTACAACTGCACCGGTTGTATCAACTTTCCCATATACTGAAAATTTTGATGCTGGTAGCAGTATTGGAACAGGGTGGGCTTCGGTAGCTACGGGTGGTTTAAATGAGTGGGTTCTTGGAACTCCGGCTAAAACACAGTTAAGTGGTGCTTATAGCGGAACTAAATGCTGGTTTACAAGTACTGCTGCTAATTACTCTGATAACAGTGATGCAGCTGTAGTATCACCTAAATTTGACTGTACAAGTTTAACAGCAGATCCAATAGTAAGATTCAGACATAACTTCACAACAGAAGCAGGTTGGGATGGATCAGTATTAGAAATATCAATTAACAATGGTGCTTGGACTAAGTTAGATAATACTTTAGGAACAGGAGGTAACTTTAATACCGCTAATAGTATTAGCTGGTATAATAACTCAAGTGCTTCAGGTCCAATGACTCCTCCAAAATGGTCAGAAAACAGTAGCTTATTTTCAAGTAAAGTAGGTACTTGGATTCAAAGTACAACTCAATTAACAGGAGCTGCAGGCCAGGGTAATGTTAGATTTAGAATACGTTTTGCTTCGGATGGTTCAGGAACATCAGAAGGTTGGGCTTTTGATAATATAGAAGTTTTCTCTCCGGTTGCACCAACTATGCTTACTGGAACAAAAACCAATATTACAACCAGCCAAGCAACTTTAGCCGGTACTATTGTTAGCAATGGTAACGCAACTATAACAGCAAGTGGTGTTGTATTTAGTACTTTCCCTGCACCAACCCTAGGTGGTTTTGGAGTAGTTGATTCAGTTACTTCTCCATTGGCTACAAACGGAAGTTTTACTGTAAACGTTGCAGGCTTAACCAATTCAACTACTTATTACTACCGTGCTTATGCAATAAACGGAATAGGTACTACTTATGGTGCTGATAGTACATTTACTACTAATTCTTCAGCCGTTGCTCCAACTATATTAAAAATAGCAGCAACTAATGTATCTGACTCAGGTGCTAATATCGGAGGTAATATTACTTCAGATGGAGGTTCGCCAGTAACAGCAAGTGGTGTTGTATATGCTACTACCAGTAACCCTGCTTTATTGGGGTCAGGTGTAATAGATTCAACTACAAGTCCTTTAGTTACTTCAGGAACTTTCACTGTTAATCCTATTGGTTTAGCTTCTAATACAAAATATTATTTCCGTGCTTATGCAAGTAATGCAGTAGGTACAGGTTATAGTATACAAGATAGTTTTACAACTGCACCTATTGTATCAGTTTTCCCATACACTGAAAATTTTGATGGTAGTAGCAGTATTTCTACAGGATGGACAACAGTAGCTACAGGTGGTTTAAATGAATGGCTTGTTGGAACTCCGGCAAAAACACAGTTAAGTGGTGCTTATAGCGGAACTAAATGCTGGTTTACAAGTGCTGCTGCTAATTATTCTGATAACCATAATGGAGCAGTTGTTTCACCTAGATTTGATTTTACAAGTTTAACATCAGATCCTGTAGTAAGATTCAGACATAACTTTACAACAGAAGCAGGTTGGGATGCAGCAGTATTAGAAATATCAATTAACAATGGTGCATGGACTAAGTTAGATGATAACTTAGGAACAGGTGTAAACTTTAATACACTTAGCAGCTATAGCTGGTATAATAGCTCAAGTACTGCCGGTCCGATGACTCCTTCAAAATGGTCGCAAAACAGTAACTTGTTCTCAAGCAATGTTAGCAACTGGATTCAAAGTGCTACCCGTTTAACAGGAGCTGCCGGTCAGTCAAATGTTAAATTCAGAATACGTTTTGCTTCAGATGGTTCAGGAACAGACGAAGGTTGGGCTTTTGACAACGTAGAAGTAGTAAATGATTTAACGCCAACTATACCAACAGGAACAGTAACATTAACACCTAATGGAACATCAGTAAACGTAGCATTTGTACCGGGTAACGGTCAAGGTCGTTTAGTAGTTGCAAGGTTAACATCAACTACAGCAGTTGCTCCTTACGATACTGTTTTATATACAGCTAACGCAGCATTTGGAAGTGGCGACTTAGTAGGAACAGGTAACTATGTAGTTTACAATGGTACAGGTTCATCAGTAAACGTAACAGGTTTAACTACAGTAACAGGTTACAGTTTTGATGTATATGAGTACAATGGTAAATATATGCATAATAAATTTGCAGCCGCCTCAAGCAATACAACTACCACATTACCGGTTAAATTAGTAAGCTTTACAGCTAACAATGTAGAAGGTAATGTACAATTGAAATGGATAACTGCTAATGAAATAAACAACAAAGGATTTGAAGTAGAACGTTCAGTAGACGGTAAAAACTTCAGTTCAATAGGTTTTATAAAAGGCGCAGGAAACACTAACAAAACAACAAACTATAGCAAAATAGATTTAGGCGCATTTGTAGCAACTTCATCAAACGTATTATACTATAGATTAAAACAAGTTGATTTTGATGGTACACCAACCTATTCAAATCAGGTAGCAGTGAACGAAAACGAATTGGTATCAAATGGAGTTAAGATTTATCCGAATCCATTTAACAAAACGTTGACAGTAGATATTTCATCAGATATAAATACAAACACCACGATAGCTATCACTGATATCAGTGGTAAAATAATATCTACAGTTGTGGTACCAGTATCAATCGGGAACAATACAACAACGTTACCGAACTTAGATTTATTAACTGCAGGCATTTACTTTGTAAAAGTATCAAACGGTACTAAAGCAGAAGTATTTAAAGTAATAAAATACTAA
- a CDS encoding aryl-sulfate sulfotransferase: MKLSVLIFFYLISNLLFGQITLISPNYLDTLNYRQIMFEYEQVEGAQSYQIEISTSLDQFEKHIFIKKKIAGLAIRIDSGFNFGNHYYWRAKGFKKNGSILTTSNISNFYIAKSNWSSSLLIKQETKSNNPLKMYNGLIVYDYGVIANKKGEVLWFLPDNDGASRNLNLNPDGTITYNGSNGSFETDLNGKKTWKAPFFLNDTTLIKNYHHDFKKLKNGHFLCVAEKKLSYETDKLFSVIFEIDRKNNLYWKWDEEPIYYKRMDNVLSNHINAIDIDTDRGIVYISNRNLNSINKIRTASDTSYIIKYIGNINNRFFSGQHSLSLLPNKNLLLFNNNTIDKESPNSVSSIQEINQVTSSDTFVNIVWEYKFSFPKMEENKCAKAGDADLLPNGNILITSGANNRVFEVNRKKEIIWECRSFRRDKETDIFTPQSSYRSHYCSSLYPNYFTIQYKSSKNLKLNKEQEVKLIINNNGSDDDEYTVNVTSNNTVIEECSSTIAVAAQKSKEETIKIKTKNMDEIIVNITSKTNPLKTRNIVYRVN, translated from the coding sequence ATGAAGTTATCCGTTTTGATTTTTTTCTACCTCATTTCCAATTTGTTATTTGGGCAAATAACGCTCATTAGTCCTAACTATTTAGACACCTTAAACTATAGACAAATTATGTTTGAATATGAACAAGTAGAGGGTGCTCAAAGCTACCAAATAGAAATATCAACAAGCCTTGATCAATTTGAAAAACATATTTTTATAAAAAAAAAAATAGCAGGTTTAGCCATAAGGATTGATAGTGGCTTTAACTTCGGAAACCACTATTATTGGCGAGCTAAAGGATTCAAAAAAAATGGTAGTATTTTAACTACTTCAAATATTTCAAACTTTTATATTGCTAAATCAAATTGGAGTTCTTCTCTACTCATAAAACAGGAAACCAAATCCAATAATCCTCTAAAAATGTACAATGGTCTTATTGTGTACGATTATGGTGTTATTGCTAACAAAAAGGGGGAAGTGCTTTGGTTTTTACCAGATAACGATGGGGCATCTAGAAACTTAAATTTAAATCCAGATGGCACTATTACTTACAATGGGTCAAATGGTTCTTTTGAAACGGACTTAAATGGCAAAAAAACATGGAAAGCGCCTTTTTTTCTTAACGATACCACATTGATAAAAAATTATCATCACGATTTCAAAAAATTAAAAAATGGCCATTTTCTATGTGTTGCAGAAAAGAAACTTAGTTATGAAACAGATAAACTTTTCAGTGTAATATTTGAAATAGACCGAAAAAATAATTTGTATTGGAAATGGGACGAAGAACCTATTTATTACAAACGAATGGATAATGTTTTATCAAACCATATTAATGCCATTGACATAGATACAGATAGAGGAATTGTTTATATAAGTAATCGCAATTTAAATAGCATTAACAAAATAAGGACTGCTAGTGATACCTCCTATATTATAAAGTATATTGGAAATATTAATAATCGGTTTTTCTCTGGACAGCATAGTTTAAGTTTACTGCCAAACAAAAATTTATTACTATTTAACAACAATACTATTGATAAAGAATCACCTAATTCAGTTTCTTCTATACAAGAAATCAATCAAGTTACTTCATCAGATACTTTTGTAAATATTGTATGGGAATACAAATTTTCTTTTCCGAAAATGGAAGAAAATAAATGTGCTAAAGCCGGTGATGCAGACTTGCTACCAAATGGCAATATTTTAATCACAAGTGGTGCGAATAATAGGGTTTTTGAAGTGAACAGAAAAAAAGAAATTATTTGGGAATGCCGCTCATTTAGAAGAGATAAAGAAACAGATATTTTTACTCCTCAATCAAGCTACAGATCCCATTATTGCTCTTCTCTTTATCCCAATTATTTTACGATACAATATAAGAGTTCCAAAAACTTAAAACTAAACAAAGAACAAGAAGTTAAGTTGATAATAAATAATAATGGAAGTGACGATGATGAATATACAGTAAATGTTACATCAAATAATACAGTTATAGAAGAATGTTCTTCTACTATTGCCGTAGCTGCACAAAAAAGTAAAGAAGAAACAATAAAAATAAAAACAAAAAATATGGATGAAATAATAGTCAATATTACTTCAAAAACAAATCCGCTAAAAACCAGAAACATTGTTTATAGAGTAAACTAA